Below is a window of Leptotrichia sp. oral taxon 215 str. W9775 DNA.
ATCTGCAGAACTGATGAATTCCAATGGAAGAATTCCACTGTTTATAAGGTTGGCTTTATGTATTCTTGCAAATGATTTTGCTATTACAGCCTTTATACCAAGATAAAGTGGAAGAAGTGCCGCATGTTCCCTGCTCGAACCTTGACCATAGTTATCTCCACCTACAATAATTCCACCATTATTCTTTTCAGCTCTTTCCTTAAAATCAGGAATTATAGTCTGAAAACAGTGTTCAGAAAGTTTAGGTATATTAGATCTGAAAGGAAGTAATGCCGCATTGGAAGGACATATATCATCTGTTGTTATATTATCCTTTGTTTTCAATATCACTTTCTTTGTAAAACTGTCCTGTAACTTTTCTCCAACTGGAAATGGCTTTATATTTGGCCCCATTATTATTTCTACATTCCCTCTTTCCTTTTTATCAGCAGAAGGATAAATATAATAATTATCTGAAACATCATATTTTTCAGGGAAATCTACTTTTATTTCATCTCCCAGTTCCCTAGGGTCTGTAAGATACCCTGTCAACGCTGATGCTGCCGCTGTTTCTGTACTTACTAGATAAACTCCTGCATCCATTGTTCCACATCTTCCCTTAAAGTTTCTGTTAAATGTTCTCAATGATATTCCATTTGATTTAGGTGCCTGCCCCATTCCTATACATGGTCCGCAGGCTGCTTCAAGAAGTCTTGCTCCTGCAGCAATAAACTTTGACAATGCTCCATTTTCAGAAACCATTTTCATAATACTGCTTGATCCTGGAGATAAAACAAGACTCACATCAGGATGTACCTTTTTCCCATCCAGAATAGCCGCCAGCTTCATAAAATCAGAATAGGAAGAATTTGTACACGAACCGATTGCTATCTGATCCACCTTTATCTTTTCTTCAGGTATTTCATGAACATTATCAGGACTATGCGGAAAAGCCGCAAGAGGTACAAGTTCATCCAGATTTACAACTAATTTTTCATCATACTCTGCATCTTCATCAGGCATCATTTCTATAAAATCCTCTTCCCTGGACTGCTTTTTGAAAAAATCCCTTGTCAGTTCATCACTTGGAAATATCGATGTAGTCGCCCCAAGTTCAGCTCCCATATTTGTAATGGTAGCCCTGTCCTCCACTGAAAGACATTTTATCCCTTCTCCGGTGTATTCCATCACATATCCTACTCCACCTTTAACAGTAAGCTTTCTTAAAAC
It encodes the following:
- a CDS encoding aconitate hydratase — its product is MGMNLTYKILSNNLIKGELKAGNEIAVRVHQTLTQDSTGTMAYLQLNSMNIEDVATEVSVAYVDHNMLQSSFENADDHEFIKTSAARHNIIFSKPGNGICHRLHLEKFGKPGKILIGSDSHTPTGGGLGMIAIGAGGLDVAIGMARGLYYLKAPKVYNIELKGKLQPWVSAKDIILHVLRKLTVKGGVGYVMEYTGEGIKCLSVEDRATITNMGAELGATTSIFPSDELTRDFFKKQSREEDFIEMMPDEDAEYDEKLVVNLDELVPLAAFPHSPDNVHEIPEEKIKVDQIAIGSCTNSSYSDFMKLAAILDGKKVHPDVSLVLSPGSSSIMKMVSENGALSKFIAAGARLLEAACGPCIGMGQAPKSNGISLRTFNRNFKGRCGTMDAGVYLVSTETAAASALTGYLTDPRELGDEIKVDFPEKYDVSDNYYIYPSADKKERGNVEIIMGPNIKPFPVGEKLQDSFTKKVILKTKDNITTDDICPSNAALLPFRSNIPKLSEHCFQTIIPDFKERAEKNNGGIIVGGDNYGQGSSREHAALLPLYLGIKAVIAKSFARIHKANLINSGILPLEFISSADYDSIDEYDELELTNIKESLEKGEFIVKNKTKNTEFKVKFNGSERELKILGYGGYLSFAMSDEF